In a genomic window of Streptomyces sp. BHT-5-2:
- a CDS encoding alanine racemase, with protein MSELTLDEALSTLPTPCYVYDLAELRTRYQALRRALPQPTDLLYAVKANPHPDVVATLLGQGCSAEISSPGELDVALRAGADPATFLYNGPAKRREDIDRALRAGVRHFSVDSAHGVRQLAEAAREHRTVTRYLLRVNPERVKAVAGLTMTGVPSQFGADEAAITAEPEAFTRYPHAVLDGLQLYLATNLPDTEALMAQFRVALAIAVRLQDMLEVPFGTLDLGGGFAAPYAVAGEPAVNEGLAEALSAELDTTFPGWRQGRPRVAFESGRGLAATCGRLLTRVLDVKRTHGKRIVVLDSGIHHLGGMAGLRRVPPLRPDVVRATGRFSHRVAESSGAEPARICGPLCTPLDTWAGEHPIGEVAEGDLLAVPNVGAYGLTASLALFLSHPLPVEIIVDGVRFVGATQLSTRREEVSLSTATGPADHAALSIR; from the coding sequence GTGTCTGAACTCACCCTCGACGAGGCCCTGTCCACCCTTCCGACGCCCTGCTATGTGTACGATCTCGCGGAGCTCCGCACGCGCTATCAGGCCCTGCGGCGCGCTCTCCCCCAGCCGACGGATCTGCTGTACGCGGTCAAGGCAAATCCGCACCCGGACGTGGTCGCCACCCTGCTCGGTCAGGGCTGCAGTGCTGAGATCAGCTCGCCCGGAGAACTGGACGTGGCCCTGCGGGCCGGTGCGGACCCGGCGACGTTTCTCTACAACGGGCCAGCCAAACGCCGTGAGGACATCGACCGGGCCCTGCGCGCCGGTGTCCGTCATTTCTCCGTCGATTCCGCCCATGGTGTCAGGCAGTTGGCTGAGGCCGCGCGTGAGCACCGGACGGTCACTCGCTATCTGCTGCGGGTGAACCCGGAGCGGGTCAAGGCAGTGGCCGGCCTCACCATGACCGGTGTCCCCTCGCAGTTCGGCGCCGACGAGGCCGCCATCACCGCCGAGCCGGAGGCATTCACCCGGTATCCGCACGCGGTCCTGGACGGGCTTCAGCTCTACCTCGCCACCAACCTTCCTGACACCGAGGCCCTCATGGCGCAGTTCCGCGTCGCCCTTGCGATCGCGGTGCGTCTGCAGGACATGCTCGAGGTGCCGTTCGGCACGCTCGACCTCGGCGGAGGTTTCGCCGCTCCTTACGCGGTGGCCGGAGAGCCCGCAGTGAACGAGGGGCTCGCCGAGGCCCTCTCGGCCGAACTGGACACGACGTTCCCGGGGTGGCGCCAGGGCCGTCCGCGCGTGGCCTTCGAATCGGGCCGGGGACTGGCTGCCACCTGTGGGCGGCTGCTGACCCGGGTCCTCGACGTCAAACGTACGCATGGCAAGCGGATCGTCGTGCTCGACAGCGGGATCCACCACCTGGGCGGCATGGCCGGCCTGCGGCGTGTCCCGCCGCTGCGGCCCGATGTGGTGCGCGCCACGGGTCGCTTCTCGCACAGAGTCGCCGAGTCGTCCGGAGCCGAACCGGCGAGGATCTGCGGCCCGTTGTGCACTCCCCTCGACACTTGGGCCGGTGAACACCCGATCGGAGAGGTGGCCGAGGGCGACCTGCTGGCCGTGCCCAACGTCGGCGCCTACGGGCTGACCGCCAGCTTGGCACTGTTTCTCAGTCATCCCTTGCCCGTCGAAATCATCGTGGACGGTGTCCGGTTCGTCGGCGCCACCCAGCTGAGCACCCGACGTGAAGAAGTCAGCCTTTCCACCGCGACCGGTCCGGCAGACCACGCTGCCCTGTCGATCCGTTGA
- a CDS encoding Lrp/AsnC family transcriptional regulator has translation MAPRNSSHDRTGTPSIDSVSLAIIEQLQEDGRRPYAAIGKAVGLSEAAVRQRVQKLLDQGVMQIVAVTDPLTVGLRRQAMVGINVEGDLDPVADALTTMEEVEYVVMTAGSFDLIIEIVCEDDDHLLEMINKRIRTLPGVRSTESFVYLKLRKQTYTWGTR, from the coding sequence GTGGCGCCCCGTAATAGCAGTCATGACAGAACCGGCACTCCGTCGATCGACTCCGTCTCCCTGGCGATCATCGAGCAGCTCCAGGAGGACGGTCGCCGTCCGTACGCCGCGATCGGCAAGGCCGTCGGCCTGTCCGAGGCGGCGGTGCGACAGCGGGTACAGAAGCTGCTCGACCAAGGCGTGATGCAGATCGTCGCGGTCACCGACCCCCTCACGGTCGGTCTCCGCCGGCAGGCAATGGTCGGCATCAACGTCGAGGGCGACCTCGACCCCGTGGCCGACGCCCTGACGACCATGGAGGAGGTCGAGTACGTCGTCATGACGGCAGGCTCCTTCGATCTCATCATCGAGATCGTCTGCGAGGACGACGACCACCTTCTGGAAATGATCAACAAGCGGATCCGCACGCTTCCCGGCGTCCGATCCACCGAGAGCTTCGTGTACCTCAAGCTCCGGAAGCAGACCTACACCTGGGGAACGAGATAG
- a CDS encoding gamma-aminobutyraldehyde dehydrogenase, giving the protein MTTALRRLRNYIDGEFRDAADGRTTEVVNPATGEPYATAPLSGAADVDAAMAAAEAAFPAWRDLIPAERQKVLLKIADRFEERAEELIAAESENCGKPIALVRSEEIPPMVDQIRFFAGAARMLEGRSAGEYMDGFTSIVRREPVGVCAQVAPWNYPMMMAVWKFAPALAAGNTVVLKPSDTTPASTVLIADIIGSVLDELGHPRGVFNVVCGDRETGRLMVEHRTPAMASITGSVRAGMQVAESASKDLKRVHLELGGKAPVVVFEDTDIAKAVEDIATAGYFNAGQDCTAATRVLVQESIHDEFVAALAKAASETKTGAVDDEDVLYGPLNNANQLAQVKGFIERLPAHAKIEAGGEQVGEKGYFFAPTVVSGLKQDDEIVQQEVFGPVITVQSFADEKQAVEWANGVEYALASSVWTKDHARAMRMSKALDFGCVWINTHIPLVAEMPHGGFKKSGYGKDLSAYGFDDYTRIKHVMTSLDG; this is encoded by the coding sequence GTGACCACCGCACTGCGTCGTCTGCGCAACTACATCGACGGGGAGTTCCGGGACGCCGCCGACGGCCGGACCACGGAGGTGGTCAACCCGGCCACGGGCGAGCCGTACGCCACTGCCCCGCTCTCCGGAGCCGCGGACGTGGACGCGGCCATGGCCGCGGCCGAGGCGGCCTTCCCCGCCTGGCGCGACCTGATCCCGGCCGAGCGCCAGAAGGTCCTGCTCAAGATCGCTGACCGCTTCGAGGAGCGGGCCGAGGAACTGATCGCCGCCGAGTCCGAGAACTGCGGCAAGCCGATCGCCCTCGTGCGCTCCGAGGAGATCCCGCCGATGGTGGACCAGATCCGCTTCTTCGCGGGTGCCGCCCGGATGCTCGAAGGCCGCTCGGCCGGCGAGTACATGGACGGCTTCACCTCCATCGTCCGCCGCGAGCCGGTGGGCGTCTGCGCCCAGGTCGCGCCGTGGAACTACCCGATGATGATGGCCGTATGGAAGTTCGCCCCGGCGCTCGCCGCGGGCAACACCGTCGTCCTCAAGCCCTCCGACACCACCCCCGCCTCCACGGTGCTGATCGCCGACATCATCGGCAGCGTCCTGGACGAACTGGGCCACCCCCGCGGTGTGTTCAACGTCGTCTGCGGCGACCGGGAGACCGGCCGCCTGATGGTCGAGCACCGGACCCCGGCGATGGCGTCGATCACCGGCTCGGTCCGGGCCGGCATGCAGGTCGCCGAGTCCGCGTCCAAGGACCTCAAGCGGGTCCACCTGGAACTGGGCGGCAAGGCGCCGGTGGTGGTCTTCGAGGACACCGACATCGCCAAGGCCGTCGAGGACATCGCCACCGCCGGCTACTTCAACGCCGGCCAGGACTGTACGGCCGCCACCCGGGTGCTCGTCCAGGAGTCCATCCACGACGAGTTCGTCGCCGCGCTGGCCAAGGCCGCCTCGGAGACCAAGACCGGCGCGGTCGACGACGAGGACGTGCTCTACGGCCCGCTGAACAACGCCAACCAGCTGGCGCAGGTCAAGGGCTTCATCGAGCGGCTGCCCGCGCACGCCAAGATCGAGGCCGGTGGCGAACAGGTCGGCGAGAAGGGCTACTTCTTCGCCCCGACCGTCGTCTCGGGCCTGAAGCAGGACGACGAGATCGTCCAGCAGGAGGTCTTCGGCCCGGTGATCACCGTGCAGTCCTTCGCCGACGAGAAGCAGGCGGTGGAGTGGGCCAACGGCGTCGAGTACGCCCTGGCGTCCTCGGTGTGGACCAAGGACCACGCCCGCGCGATGCGGATGTCCAAGGCCCTCGACTTCGGCTGTGTGTGGATCAACACCCACATCCCGCTGGTCGCCGAGATGCCGCACGGCGGCTTCAAGAAGTCCGGCTACGGCAAGGACCTGTCGGCCTACGGCTTCGACGACTACACCCGGATCAAGCACGTGATGACCTCGCTGGACGGCTGA
- a CDS encoding spermidine/putrescine ABC transporter substrate-binding protein: MVDLSRRSLLRGMGGIGATGALAALTGCGVPPAYVEPADREAPDRSDRDHRLVFANWPLYIDVDDHDKQRRPTLDAFQKRTGISVTYTEEINDNDEFFGKISPALMNRQPTGRDLVVISDWMCARYVRLGWVETMDRAAQPQVARHLDPLLASPPFDPGRRHSVPWQSGITGIAYNRKKLGREIKHTSDLWKPDLRGRVTLLSGLDEAFAMLLQGNGVDITRWTADDFHRMIDQIRGLVRKGQIRRFTGNDYIKDLDSGDVLAAQAYSGDVIQLQADNPDIEFVVPEEGAELWAESMMIPNLAAHKRNAERLIDYYYQPEVAAELAAWVNYVCPVPAAREVLASSKDKERARLAEDPLIFPDAAMRERLAIARDITAKERTGFAKEWNAIVGL, from the coding sequence ATGGTTGATCTTTCGCGGCGTTCGCTGCTTCGGGGCATGGGTGGAATCGGTGCGACCGGGGCGCTGGCCGCTCTGACGGGATGCGGGGTGCCGCCGGCGTACGTCGAGCCCGCCGACCGCGAGGCCCCCGACCGCTCCGACCGCGACCACCGGCTGGTCTTCGCCAACTGGCCGCTCTACATCGACGTCGACGACCACGACAAGCAGCGCCGCCCCACGCTCGACGCGTTCCAGAAGCGCACCGGGATCTCCGTGACGTACACCGAGGAGATCAACGACAACGACGAGTTCTTCGGCAAGATCAGTCCCGCGCTGATGAACCGCCAGCCCACCGGGCGCGACCTGGTCGTCATCAGCGACTGGATGTGCGCCCGCTACGTCCGGCTCGGCTGGGTCGAGACGATGGACCGCGCGGCCCAGCCGCAGGTCGCCCGCCACCTCGACCCGCTGCTGGCCTCCCCGCCCTTCGACCCGGGCCGCAGGCACTCGGTGCCCTGGCAGTCCGGGATCACCGGCATCGCCTACAACCGCAAGAAGCTGGGCCGGGAGATCAAGCACACCTCCGACCTGTGGAAGCCCGATCTGCGCGGCCGGGTCACGCTGCTCTCCGGGCTCGACGAGGCGTTCGCCATGCTGCTCCAGGGCAACGGCGTGGACATCACCCGCTGGACCGCCGACGACTTCCACCGGATGATCGACCAGATACGCGGGCTGGTCCGGAAGGGCCAGATCCGCCGGTTCACCGGCAACGACTACATCAAGGACCTGGACTCCGGCGATGTGCTCGCCGCCCAGGCGTACTCCGGCGACGTGATCCAGCTCCAGGCGGACAACCCGGACATCGAGTTCGTGGTCCCCGAGGAGGGCGCGGAGCTGTGGGCGGAGAGCATGATGATCCCCAACCTCGCGGCCCACAAGCGGAACGCGGAGCGGCTGATCGACTACTACTACCAGCCGGAGGTCGCGGCCGAACTGGCCGCGTGGGTCAACTACGTCTGCCCGGTGCCGGCCGCGCGGGAGGTGCTCGCCTCGTCCAAGGACAAGGAGCGGGCGCGGCTGGCGGAGGATCCGCTGATCTTCCCCGACGCGGCGATGCGCGAGCGGCTGGCGATCGCGCGGGACATCACGGCCAAGGAGCGGACCGGGTTCGCCAAGGAGTGGAACGCGATCGTGGGGCTGTAG
- a CDS encoding HXXEE domain-containing protein, translating into MSPERVWPPVPVLPSKPSPCSRRSPRERAAAPAGVPAAVTLGLFAAWALHDAEEVAFGPRWVRENVPALRKRFPRVPERVWRAMEGVTEREFTAAVGVMAVIVAGAAVRGHRTGGRSAYFQAMLDGFGLHGLMHLAQAAAVRGYAPGSATSPVIVVPFTLWARGRLRRAGVLRPATPGGAARGIALAAAATVLSHGVARRLVGA; encoded by the coding sequence ATGTCGCCCGAGAGAGTGTGGCCGCCGGTTCCCGTGCTGCCGTCGAAGCCGTCTCCGTGTTCCCGGCGTTCCCCACGAGAGCGGGCCGCCGCGCCGGCGGGTGTCCCGGCGGCCGTCACGCTGGGGCTGTTCGCCGCCTGGGCGCTGCACGACGCCGAGGAGGTGGCGTTCGGGCCGCGCTGGGTGCGGGAGAACGTACCGGCGCTGCGGAAACGGTTCCCCAGGGTGCCCGAGCGGGTGTGGCGGGCCATGGAGGGCGTCACCGAGCGGGAGTTCACGGCGGCGGTGGGGGTGATGGCGGTCATCGTGGCCGGCGCGGCGGTGCGCGGGCACCGCACCGGCGGCCGGTCGGCGTACTTCCAGGCGATGCTGGACGGCTTCGGGCTGCACGGTCTGATGCACCTCGCGCAGGCCGCCGCCGTCCGCGGCTACGCACCGGGATCGGCCACCTCGCCCGTGATCGTCGTCCCCTTCACGCTCTGGGCCCGGGGCCGGCTGCGGCGGGCCGGAGTGCTGCGGCCCGCGACCCCGGGCGGCGCGGCACGGGGCATCGCCCTCGCGGCCGCCGCCACCGTCCTCTCCCACGGGGTGGCGCGGCGGCTGGTCGGGGCGTGA
- a CDS encoding adenosine deaminase gives MSDLDAFIAGLPKAELHVHHVGSASPRIVSALAARHPDSVVPSDPEALADYFTFRDFAHFIEVYLSVVDLIRDAEDVRLLTYEVARDMARQQIRYAELTMTPFSSVRRGIPDAAFVEAIEDARKSAEAELGVVLRWCFDIPGEAGLEAAEETARIACELQPEGLVSFGLGGPEIGVPRPQFKPYFDRAVAAGLRSVPHAGETTGPGTIWDALTDLRAERIGHGTSATQDPALLAHLAEHRIPLEVCPTSNIATRAVRTLEEHPVKEMVDAGVLVTINSDDPPMFGTDLNTEYAIAARLLGLDTTGVATLARNAVTASFMDDTAKARLTAEIDTYAAKWSAA, from the coding sequence TTGTCCGACCTCGACGCCTTCATCGCGGGCCTGCCCAAGGCGGAGCTGCACGTCCACCACGTCGGCTCGGCCTCGCCGCGGATCGTCTCCGCGCTGGCCGCCCGGCACCCGGACTCCGTCGTGCCCAGCGACCCCGAGGCGCTCGCCGACTACTTCACCTTCCGCGACTTCGCCCACTTCATCGAGGTCTACCTCTCCGTCGTGGACCTGATCCGCGACGCCGAGGACGTGCGCCTGCTGACGTACGAGGTCGCCCGCGACATGGCCCGCCAGCAGATCCGCTACGCCGAGCTGACCATGACCCCGTTCAGCTCGGTCCGCCGCGGTATCCCGGACGCCGCCTTCGTCGAGGCCATCGAGGACGCCCGGAAGTCGGCCGAGGCCGAGCTGGGCGTGGTGCTGCGCTGGTGCTTCGACATCCCCGGCGAGGCCGGACTGGAAGCCGCCGAGGAGACCGCCCGCATCGCCTGCGAGCTCCAGCCCGAGGGGCTGGTCTCGTTCGGCCTCGGCGGACCCGAAATCGGCGTCCCGCGGCCCCAGTTCAAGCCGTACTTCGACCGGGCCGTCGCCGCCGGGCTGCGCTCCGTCCCGCACGCCGGCGAGACCACCGGCCCCGGCACGATCTGGGACGCCCTGACCGACCTGCGCGCCGAGCGGATCGGCCACGGCACCAGCGCCACCCAGGACCCCGCGCTGCTGGCCCACCTCGCCGAGCACCGCATCCCGTTGGAGGTCTGCCCGACGTCCAACATCGCCACCCGCGCGGTGCGCACCCTGGAGGAGCACCCGGTGAAGGAGATGGTCGACGCCGGCGTCCTGGTCACCATCAACAGCGACGACCCCCCGATGTTCGGCACCGACCTCAACACCGAATACGCCATCGCCGCCCGCCTGTTGGGCCTGGACACCACCGGCGTCGCCACCCTCGCCAGGAACGCGGTCACCGCCTCCTTCATGGACGACACCGCCAAGGCCCGCCTCACGGCCGAGATCGACACCTACGCGGCGAAGTGGAGCGCCGCCTAG
- a CDS encoding NADAR family protein translates to MMHNSPGAAADRTADGPRSVEELIARTAGGERFKYVCFWGHRPPRGGGVGASCFSQWWPAPFTVDGVRYATAEHWMMAGKARLFGDAEAERLVLAAAHPKQAKDAGRTVRGFDEEVWRQHRFALVVEGSTHKFGQHPELRKFLLGTGSRVLVEASPLDRIWGIGLAADDARAADPARWLGPNLLGFALMAARQQLAEEAQGAPDGA, encoded by the coding sequence ATGATGCACAACAGCCCGGGGGCCGCCGCCGACCGCACCGCCGACGGCCCGCGCTCCGTCGAGGAGCTGATCGCCCGGACCGCCGGCGGCGAACGGTTCAAGTACGTCTGTTTCTGGGGCCACCGCCCGCCCCGCGGCGGTGGGGTCGGGGCGAGCTGTTTCAGCCAGTGGTGGCCCGCCCCGTTCACCGTCGACGGCGTCCGCTACGCCACCGCCGAGCACTGGATGATGGCCGGCAAGGCCCGCCTGTTCGGGGACGCCGAGGCCGAGCGCCTGGTCCTCGCGGCCGCCCACCCCAAGCAGGCCAAGGACGCCGGGCGGACGGTCCGCGGCTTCGACGAGGAGGTCTGGCGGCAGCACCGCTTCGCCCTCGTCGTCGAGGGCAGCACGCACAAGTTCGGCCAACACCCGGAGCTGCGGAAGTTCCTGCTGGGCACCGGCTCCCGCGTCCTGGTCGAGGCCAGCCCGCTGGACCGGATATGGGGCATCGGCCTCGCCGCCGACGACGCCCGCGCCGCGGACCCGGCCCGTTGGCTCGGGCCGAACCTCCTCGGCTTCGCCCTGATGGCGGCCCGGCAGCAGCTGGCCGAAGAGGCGCAGGGCGCGCCCGACGGGGCGTGA
- a CDS encoding gamma-aminobutyraldehyde dehydrogenase, with protein sequence MDQRFAVTERFAEGAQFIAGSLRSGTSGRTQDVVDPATGETVLRYELAGTDEVDAAVAAAAAAFPGWAGATPAERSDTLHRFAAALAEDAADLAAAESLNCGKPLKLSNEFDVPGTIDNAAFFAGAARHLEGRAAAEYSGDHTSMIRREPVGVVGSIAPWNYPLQMAAWKVLPAIAAGNTIVLKPAEITPLTSLLFAQSAQRAGLPDGVLNIVSGAGRDAGEHLVGHPGVAMTSFTGSTAVGKRVAELATGTVKRLHLELGGKAPFVVFDDADLEAAVHGAVAGALINTGQDCTAATRAYVQRPLYDAFVSGVADLMATVRVGDPFDPSTDLGPLISHTQRDRVAGFVERARGYATVVTGGEAPQGDLAKGAYYRPTLITGAAQDSEIVQAEIFGPVLVVLPFDSDDEGIALANDTPYGLAASAWSRDVYRTGRATREINAGCVWVNDHIPIISEMPHGGAKASGFGKDMSSYSFEEYTQVKHVMYDITGVVAKDWHRTVFGDRG encoded by the coding sequence ATGGACCAGCGATTCGCAGTGACCGAACGATTCGCCGAGGGCGCGCAATTCATCGCCGGAAGCCTCCGGAGCGGCACCTCCGGCCGCACCCAGGACGTCGTCGACCCGGCCACCGGCGAGACCGTGCTGCGCTACGAACTCGCCGGCACCGACGAGGTGGACGCCGCGGTGGCGGCGGCCGCGGCGGCCTTCCCGGGGTGGGCCGGGGCCACGCCCGCCGAGCGCTCGGACACCCTGCACCGCTTCGCCGCGGCGCTCGCCGAGGACGCCGCGGACCTCGCCGCCGCGGAATCCCTCAACTGCGGAAAGCCGCTCAAGCTCAGCAACGAGTTCGACGTTCCCGGCACGATCGACAACGCCGCGTTCTTCGCCGGCGCCGCCCGCCATCTGGAGGGCAGGGCGGCCGCGGAATACAGCGGCGACCACACCTCCATGATCCGCCGGGAACCGGTCGGCGTGGTCGGCTCCATCGCGCCCTGGAACTACCCGCTCCAGATGGCCGCCTGGAAGGTGCTGCCGGCCATCGCCGCGGGCAACACCATCGTCCTCAAGCCCGCCGAGATCACCCCGCTGACCTCGCTGCTCTTCGCGCAGTCCGCACAGCGCGCGGGGCTCCCGGACGGTGTCCTCAACATCGTCTCCGGCGCCGGCCGGGACGCCGGCGAGCACCTCGTCGGCCACCCCGGCGTCGCCATGACCTCCTTCACCGGCTCCACCGCCGTCGGCAAGCGGGTCGCCGAGCTCGCCACCGGCACCGTCAAGCGGCTCCACCTGGAGCTCGGCGGCAAGGCCCCGTTCGTGGTCTTCGACGACGCGGACCTGGAGGCCGCCGTCCACGGGGCGGTCGCCGGCGCGCTGATCAACACGGGCCAGGACTGCACCGCCGCCACCCGCGCCTACGTACAACGGCCGCTGTACGACGCGTTCGTCAGCGGTGTGGCCGACCTGATGGCGACCGTGCGGGTGGGCGACCCGTTCGACCCGTCCACCGACCTCGGGCCGCTGATCTCGCACACCCAGCGGGACCGGGTGGCCGGCTTCGTCGAGCGGGCCCGCGGCTACGCCACCGTGGTCACCGGCGGTGAGGCGCCGCAGGGCGACCTGGCCAAGGGCGCGTACTACCGGCCGACGCTGATCACCGGCGCCGCGCAGGACAGCGAGATCGTCCAGGCCGAGATCTTCGGTCCGGTGCTGGTCGTGCTGCCCTTCGACAGCGACGACGAGGGCATCGCGCTGGCCAACGACACCCCCTACGGGCTGGCCGCGTCCGCCTGGAGCCGGGACGTCTACCGCACCGGCCGGGCCACCCGCGAGATCAACGCCGGCTGCGTCTGGGTCAACGACCACATCCCGATCATCAGCGAGATGCCGCACGGCGGCGCCAAGGCGTCCGGTTTCGGCAAGGACATGTCGTCGTACTCGTTCGAGGAGTACACGCAGGTCAAGCACGTGATGTACGACATCACCGGGGTTGTCGCGAAGGACTGGCACCGGACGGTCTTCGGGGACCGCGGCTGA
- a CDS encoding spermidine/putrescine ABC transporter substrate-binding protein has protein sequence MEHHEQQPAPPAPFSPAELTALRRSLTTGRPAMTRRSLLRAGGALAAAVGGGAALSACGIAPAGRTDAALTVDRSGAEKRLNFSNWTEYMDVGDDGRSHPTLDAFRRRTGIAVTYTEDINDNDEFFGKIQAQLAGGQDTGRDLIVLTDWMCARMISLGWIQPLDADRLPHARANLAAQFRNPTWDPGRKHSYVWQSIPAIIAYNAEATGGRSVDSISQLLEDPQLKGRVGFLSEMRDTVGLTLLDMGKRPEDVTADDYDAALARLQKGVDTKQIRRFTGNDYTGDLDKGDLAACVAWAGDVVQLQSDNPHIRYTVPKAGYMTSTDNLMVPSRARHKGNAERLIDYYYEPKVAARLAAFVNYACPVDGVRAELAKIDPELAKNPLILPDEEMTARSHSFRALTPLENRVFNQKFSDLTGT, from the coding sequence ATGGAACACCACGAGCAGCAGCCCGCACCCCCGGCCCCCTTCTCCCCGGCCGAGCTCACCGCCCTGCGCCGCAGCCTGACCACCGGCCGCCCGGCCATGACCCGCCGCTCGCTGCTGCGGGCCGGCGGGGCCCTGGCGGCCGCGGTCGGCGGCGGCGCGGCCCTGTCGGCCTGCGGGATCGCGCCCGCCGGCCGCACCGACGCCGCACTGACCGTGGACCGCTCCGGGGCGGAGAAGCGCCTGAACTTCTCCAACTGGACCGAGTACATGGACGTCGGCGACGACGGCCGGAGCCACCCCACGCTGGACGCCTTCCGGCGGCGCACCGGCATCGCCGTGACGTACACCGAGGACATCAACGACAACGACGAGTTCTTCGGCAAGATCCAGGCACAGCTCGCAGGCGGGCAGGACACCGGCCGCGACCTGATCGTGCTCACCGACTGGATGTGCGCCCGGATGATCTCCCTCGGCTGGATCCAGCCGCTGGACGCGGACCGCCTCCCGCACGCCCGGGCCAACCTCGCGGCGCAGTTCCGCAACCCCACCTGGGACCCGGGCCGCAAGCACTCCTACGTCTGGCAGAGCATCCCCGCGATCATCGCCTACAACGCCGAGGCCACCGGCGGCCGGAGCGTCGACTCGATCAGCCAGCTGCTGGAGGACCCGCAGCTCAAGGGCCGGGTCGGCTTCCTCTCCGAGATGCGCGACACCGTCGGACTGACCCTGCTCGACATGGGCAAACGGCCCGAGGACGTCACCGCCGACGACTACGACGCCGCGCTCGCCCGGCTCCAGAAGGGCGTCGACACCAAGCAGATCCGCCGCTTCACCGGCAACGACTACACAGGTGACCTGGACAAGGGCGACCTCGCCGCGTGCGTCGCCTGGGCCGGCGACGTCGTCCAGCTGCAGAGCGACAACCCGCACATCCGCTACACCGTCCCCAAGGCCGGCTACATGACCTCCACGGACAACCTGATGGTGCCCAGCAGGGCCCGCCACAAGGGGAACGCCGAACGGCTCATCGACTACTACTACGAGCCGAAGGTGGCGGCCCGGCTCGCCGCGTTCGTCAACTACGCCTGCCCCGTCGACGGCGTGCGCGCGGAACTCGCGAAGATCGATCCGGAACTCGCGAAGAACCCGCTGATCCTGCCGGACGAGGAGATGACCGCCCGGTCCCACTCCTTCCGCGCCCTGACCCCTTTGGAGAACCGGGTGTTCAACCAGAAGTTCTCCGACCTCACCGGCACCTGA
- a CDS encoding ABC transporter ATP-binding protein, giving the protein MTTTETPKSSGGDVRLHRISKTYGSFTAVQPLDLTIPAGSFFALLGASGCGKTTTLRMIAGLEEPTTGTVELSGQDVTALPPYKRPVNTVFQNYALFPHLDIFENVAFGLRRRGIKSVKKQVEEMLDLVQLGPMARRRPQQLSGGQQQRVAVARALINHPQVLLLDEPLGALDLKLRRQMQLELKRIQTEVGITFVHVTHDQEEAMTMADTVAVMNGGRVEQLGAPAELYENPATTFVANFLGTSNLVAAEVTEADGTELVLAAAGATLRLPTRRCSTPARKGDRVLAGFRPEKVALAHADDAGTVPEGHNRMTGRVKVASFIGVSTQYVVDVPGVGELSVYEQNIGRDGRLVPGADVVLHWEPEHTFGLDADQSLLAGTAGDAGADLDEEAA; this is encoded by the coding sequence ATGACCACCACCGAGACCCCGAAGAGCAGCGGCGGCGACGTCCGCCTGCACCGGATCAGCAAAACCTACGGCTCCTTCACCGCCGTCCAGCCACTCGACCTCACCATCCCCGCCGGGTCCTTCTTCGCGCTGCTCGGCGCCTCCGGCTGCGGCAAGACCACCACCCTGCGCATGATCGCCGGCCTGGAGGAGCCCACCACCGGCACGGTCGAACTCTCCGGCCAGGACGTCACCGCCCTGCCGCCCTACAAGCGCCCGGTCAACACCGTCTTCCAGAACTACGCGCTCTTCCCCCACCTGGACATCTTCGAGAACGTCGCCTTCGGACTGCGCCGCCGCGGCATCAAGTCCGTCAAGAAGCAGGTCGAGGAGATGCTCGACCTCGTCCAGCTCGGCCCGATGGCGCGCCGCCGGCCGCAGCAGCTCTCCGGCGGCCAGCAGCAGCGGGTCGCGGTCGCCCGCGCGCTGATCAACCACCCGCAGGTGCTGCTGCTGGACGAGCCGCTGGGCGCCCTCGACCTCAAGCTGCGCCGCCAGATGCAGCTGGAGCTCAAGCGCATCCAGACCGAGGTCGGCATCACCTTCGTGCACGTCACCCACGACCAGGAGGAGGCCATGACGATGGCCGACACCGTGGCCGTGATGAACGGCGGCCGGGTCGAGCAACTCGGCGCCCCCGCCGAGCTGTACGAGAACCCCGCCACCACCTTCGTCGCCAACTTCCTGGGCACCTCCAACCTCGTCGCGGCCGAGGTCACCGAGGCCGACGGCACGGAACTCGTCCTCGCCGCAGCCGGTGCCACGCTGCGGCTGCCCACCCGGCGATGCAGCACCCCGGCCCGCAAGGGCGACAGGGTGCTGGCCGGCTTCCGCCCGGAGAAGGTCGCCCTGGCGCACGCCGACGACGCCGGGACGGTCCCCGAGGGCCACAACCGGATGACCGGCCGGGTCAAGGTCGCCAGCTTCATCGGCGTCTCCACCCAGTACGTCGTCGACGTCCCCGGTGTCGGCGAACTCTCCGTCTACGAGCAGAACATCGGGCGGGACGGCCGCCTCGTCCCCGGCGCGGACGTCGTCCTGCACTGGGAGCCGGAGCACACCTTCGGGCTCGACGCCGACCAGTCCCTGCTTGCCGGGACAGCGGGCGACGCCGGTGCGGACCTCGACGAGGAGGCCGCATGA